The region ACTATAACTTTAGAAAATGGTAAAAAAATAACTGGGTTTAATGGCGTGGGAAGAGAATTAAATCCTAAATTTTCATTTGATGAATTGAATTATAGATTAAATCGTTTTTCTAAATTAAAATTTAATAGTTGGTTTGTAGATACGGATGCAGTAGGTGAAGTTAATGATGACTTTACGTTGGGAAATGAAACTGATGAAGAGGAGCAAATTAATCAAAGAATAAAAAGAATGGATATAATAAAAGATAAGTATGGGTTAGTAATAGGATCTGAAGATGGAGATGATTTTGCAGCATCGACAATAGCATATGCTCATGGAATATTTACTGGGATTGTACCTTGGTGGATATATAAAGATATGAAAGATCCAGCATCAAGCTATTTTATGGGAAAATATATGAGTAAAGATGGGGGAGTTCCAGAATATTTTGAAAAAGAGATTATACTTCCAGAAGAAGCTGACTATTTATTTTATAATGAGGCTTTTAATATACCATTATATCAATTAGTTTACAATGATTCTGTGATAGGAACTAATCATTGGATTTTTCATACTTTAAAAATAAAAAATCGACAAGAGGATATAATGCTTAGAGGAATTTTGTATAATGTTCCTCCGGTGTATCATTTAGATAGAAAAACTTTAGCTCAGAACAAGGATAAGATAGTTAATTATTTTAAAAACTTTAGTCCTTTACATAGGAAATTAACTTTAGAAGAAATGACAGGATTTAGTTATTTATCTCAAGATATGTTGGTTCAAAAAACAACTTTTTCAAATGGAAACGAGATTATTGTAAATTTTTCAGAAAATGTATTTTATTATAAAAATATTAAAGTTGATAAAAAAGCCTTTAAAGTAATAGAATAATTAGATTTGATAATAAAAAAAAGAGTTCCGACTGGAACTCTTAATAGATCAATTATCTTGATACGATATTTTCAGCTTGTAATCCTCTGTCACCTTTAACAACATCGAATTCAACTTCTTCATTTTCTTTTAATGATTTAAATCCATCTTTCTTGATTTGAGAGAAGTGTGCGAATACATCCTTTCCATCCTCACCAGTGATAAATCCAAATCCTTTTTCTTCGTTAAACCATTTAACTGTACCTTTCATTTAAGTACCTCCGTTATTTTTTTGTTAGTAACTATTGACTCAACATAATAACATTCTAAAGAAGTACTTTTCTAAAATAGCGCTTCAAAATCTCTTATTAATTTGCGTTATACTTTTACTACCCTTTAAGTATAACATAACCTATATATAAAAGCAAACTATTTATTTTTATTTATATTTTTTTTTGAAAAAATGATTAAAATATATAAGTAAATCCCGAATAAAAGGTTCTACCATTAGCTATATCATAAAGAATTT is a window of Candidatus Cetobacterium colombiensis DNA encoding:
- a CDS encoding glycoside hydrolase, giving the protein MAPMQEWGEGASIKTLEALNEFEIDKAWIGFHNYTMGEINPEFIERASNMGYLVGAYDSYKSIHLKGKEKWNTASFQDKNLFENGTITLENGKKITGFNGVGRELNPKFSFDELNYRLNRFSKLKFNSWFVDTDAVGEVNDDFTLGNETDEEEQINQRIKRMDIIKDKYGLVIGSEDGDDFAASTIAYAHGIFTGIVPWWIYKDMKDPASSYFMGKYMSKDGGVPEYFEKEIILPEEADYLFYNEAFNIPLYQLVYNDSVIGTNHWIFHTLKIKNRQEDIMLRGILYNVPPVYHLDRKTLAQNKDKIVNYFKNFSPLHRKLTLEEMTGFSYLSQDMLVQKTTFSNGNEIIVNFSENVFYYKNIKVDKKAFKVIE
- a CDS encoding cold shock domain-containing protein; this translates as MKGTVKWFNEEKGFGFITGEDGKDVFAHFSQIKKDGFKSLKENEEVEFDVVKGDRGLQAENIVSR